Proteins encoded within one genomic window of Brassica rapa cultivar Chiifu-401-42 chromosome A09, CAAS_Brap_v3.01, whole genome shotgun sequence:
- the LOC103843254 gene encoding protein STRUBBELIG isoform X1 encodes MSFTRRQVFFVLSVLALTMPFSAGVTNLRDVSAINNLYITLGAPSLSHWLAFGGDPCGEKWQGVVCDSSNITEIRIPGMKVGGGLSDTLADFSSIQVMDFSNNHISGTIPQALPSTIRNLSLSSNRFTGNIPFTLSFLSDLSELSLGNNLLSGEIPDYFQQLSKLTKLDLSSNVLEGRLPPSMGDLAALKILYLQDNKLIGTLDVIEDLFLTDLNVANNLFSGPIPPNLLKVPHFQKDGTPFNTSIITPPPPAVVPPPPTTTTHRSPPPVTHIPPGSTVPPAPFAPFVPLQLTPPLPSPPLVWSPPSDNGGGSDPWNSVSGQPTLQISPPSGSGSGKFWSTQRIILVICSVAVIVLVSGLCVTLWRCYRNKKYNRYIPEARKDYQRPYFNKPPSQPTTPFMAKVSREPMVKPYDGYGAGDRLYGYPTPPRAEESRRAMPPTSYYNVNVTQKPLQQPPRRFQSNDAAATKRTAHFPPGLNTQSSATVFTVASLQQYTNSFSEEHIIGEGSLGNVYKAVFPHGKFLAVRKLSNTINNTQSDGDFLNLVSNVLKLKRGNILEFLGYCNEYGQRLLVYEYCPNGSLQDALHLDRKLNKKLTWNVRMNIALGAAKALQFLHEVCQPPVVHQNFKSSKVLLDGKLSVRVADSGLAYMLPPRPTSQMAGYAAPEIEYGSYTCQSDVYSLGVVMLELLTGSRPFDRTRRRDQTLAQWAIPRLHDIDALTRMADPSLHGAYSVKSLSRFADIISRSLQMEPGFRPPVSEIVQDLQRMI; translated from the exons ATGAGCTTTACAAGAAGACAAGTGTTCTTTGTTCTCTCTGTTTTAGCTTTGACAATGCCATTCTCGGCTGGAGTCACTAATCTACGAGATG TTTCGGCGATTAATAACTTGTACATTACTTTGGGAGCACCATCTCTATCACACTGGCTTGCTTTTGGAGGAGACCCTTGTGGTGAAAAGTGGCAAGGTGTGGTCTGTGATTCTTCAAACATCACTGAAAT AAGGATACCTGGCATGAAGGTGGGTGGAGGCTTAAGTGATACTTTGGCTGATTTTTCATCAATCCAAGTGAT GGACTTCAGTAACAATCATATCTCAGGGACAATTCCACAGGCTTTGCCTTCTACCATCCGTAACCT CTCTCTCTCTAGCAACCGCTTCACTGGGAACATTCCCTTTACATTGTCCTTTCTATCCGACTTGTCAGAGCT GTCATTGGGAAACAATCTTTTATCAGGAGAGATACCAGATTACTTTCAGCAGTTATCAAAGCTGACAAAACT GGACTTATCCTCTAACGTACTGGAGGGGCGTTTACCTCCCTCCATGGGAGACTTAGCGGCTCTCAAGATCCT GTATCTACAGGACAACAAGCTCATCGGAACACTTGATGTTATAGAGGATCTTTTCTTGACCGATTT GAATGTAGCAAACAACTTATTCTCAGGACCTATACCTCCAAATCTATTAAAAGTTCCGCATTTCCA AAAAGATGGAACTCCATTCAACACATCAATTATAACACCGCCTCCACCTGCTGTtgttcctcctcctcctactaCTACTACTCACCGTTCTCCTCCTCCTGTTACTCATATCCCTCCTGGTTCCACTGTTCCCCCCGCTCCGTTTGCTCCTTTTGTTCCACTCCAACTAACACCACCACTACCATCGCCACCTTTAGTTTGGTCACCACcttctgataatggaggaggaAGTGATCCCTGGAACTCTGTCTCAGGGCAACCTACCTTGCAAATCTCACCTCCTTCAGGTTCAGGGTCAGGAAAGTTCTGGTCCACTCAGAGAATCATTCTAGTCATCTGCTCAGTAGCCGTAATAGTTCTTGTATCCGGGCTGTGTGTTACACTTTGGAGATGTTACAGAAACAAGAAGTATAACCGTTATATCCCTGAAGCTCGTAAAGATTACCAACGACCATACTTTAACAAGCCTCCATCTCAACCAACCACCCCCTTTATGGCAAAAG TTTCTAGGGAGCCTATGGTTAAGCCATACGATGGATATGGAGCCGGAGACAGATTATACGGCTACCCTACGCCACCAAGGGCTGAAGAGAGCCGGAGAGCGATGCCACCTACTTCATATTACAATGTTAATGTCACACAAAAACCGCTGCAACAACCACCGAGGCGTTTCCAGTCTAATGATGCTGCTGCTACCAAGAGAACTGCTCATTTTCCTCCTGGCTTGAATACTCAATCTTCCGCTACAGTTTTCACTGTTGCTTCACTTCAGCAATACACAAACAGCTTCTCAGAAGAGCATATCATCGGTGAAGGGTCGCTTGGTAATGTATACAAAGCCGTGTTTCCTCATGGAAAG TTTCTTGCGGTGAGGAAGCTGAGCAATACAATCAACAATACGCAGAGCGACGGTGACTTCCTCAATCTAGTCTCAAACGTTTTGAAACTGAAACGAGGGAACATACTTGAGTTTCTTGGTTATTGTAATGAGTATGGTCAAAGGCTGCTTGTGTATGAGTACTGTCCTAATGGTTCGCTTCAAGACGCATTACATTTGGACCGCAAATTGAACAAGAAGCTCACTTGGAATGTGCGTATGAATATCGCCTTAGGAGCTGCCAAGGCACTTCA GTTTCTTCATGAGGTGTGTCAACCACCTGTTGTACACCAGAACTTCAAGTCTTCCAAGGTTCTACTTGATGGAAAGCTCTCAGTACGCGTTGCAGACAGCGGTTTAGCTTATATGTTACCACCACGTCCAACGAGCCAG ATGGCGGGTTATGCTGCTCCTGAGATTGAGTATGGAAGCTACACTTGTCAAAGCGATGTGTATAGCCTTGGGGTTGTGATGTTAGAACTGCTAACTGGAAGCAGACCATTTGACAG GACAAGGCGGAGGGATCAGACACTAGCTCAGTGGGCTATACCACGGCTTCATGACATAGATGCGTTGACAAGAATGGCTGATCCGTCGTTACATGGAGCATATTCAGTGAAATCTTTGTCACGTTTTGCAGATATTATATCACGTTCTCTccag atggAACCAGGATTCAGACCGCCTGTATCAGAAATTGTCCAAGATCTTCAACGTATGATCTAA
- the LOC108869895 gene encoding F-box protein At2g34280, giving the protein EKTWLQLECGIGSATTRCDRAHTRETSRGISAEIQVCVQEVDIHNRFPSFPVKAAEPSQAITRYRTVKFPFPNLLLCYGSCDGLVCLFCIDTPNVVVNPATRWHRSFPFSSLQRRIIDKGPPFGSNPIYELGFGKDKLSGTYKPVWLYNNSSKFGLDNVTTCEVFDFSTHSWRNLVPSSPYPILRFQKPVYFDGSLYWLTDCVEETKVLSFDLHAETFQVICKAPFADDAPRPSNVVLFILDDCLCASEKTWPTQVIWSLDSSSKTWKQMCSIDLTNTFPLFDRYGLMPLPVAILEKNKLYLHGRNYLEPLMLHDLNTKSFEVVSTPTTPGDCIYYFESLFSV; this is encoded by the exons GAGAAGACGTGGCTCCAGCTCGAGTGTGGAATTGGAAGTGCTACCACACGATGTGATAGAGCTCATACTCGAGAGACTTCCCGTGGAATCTCTGCGGAGATTCAGGTCTGTGTCCAAGAAGTGGATATCCACAATCGATTCCCCTCGTTTCCAGTCAAGGCAGCTGAACCTTCGCAGGCAATCACGAG aTACCGTACTGTCAAGTTCCCTTTTCCGAACCTCTTGCTTTGCTATGGTAGTTGCGACGGTTTGGTTTGCCTCTTCTGTATTGACACACCCAACGTCGTGGTGAATCCCGCCACTCGATGGCATCGAAGTTTTCCTTTTTCCTCCCTGCAACGTCGTATCATCGACAAAGGACCGCCCTTTGGCAGCAACCCAATTTATGAGCTTGGATTTGGTAAAGACAAGTTGAGTGGTACTTACAAGCCTGTTTGGTTGTATAATAATTCATCCAAATTCGGACTAGACAATGTTACCACTTGTGAAGTTTTCGACTTTAGCACCCACTCCTGGAGGAACCTTGTCCCTTCTTCTCCTTATCCTATTCTCAGATTCCAGAAGCCAGTCTATTTTGACGGGTCACTCTATTGGCTCACCGACTGTGTAGAAGAAACAAAGGTTTTGTCTTTCGATCTCCACGCTGAAACTTTCCAAGTCATCTGTAAAGCTCCCTTTGCTGATGATGCACCTCGCCCAAGTAATGTAGTCTTGTTCATCCTTGATGACTGTTTGTGCGCTTCCGAGAAAACGTGGCCAACGCAAGTCATATGGTCCTTGGATTCTTCTTCAAAGACATGGAAGCAAATGTGTTCTATAGATCTCACCAATACTTTTCCTTTGTTCGACAGATACGGTCTCATGCCCTTACCCGTAGCAATCCTGGAGAAGAACAAGTTATATCTCCATGGTCGTAACTACTTGGAACCACTCATGCTACATGATCTCAATACCAAATCTTTTGAGGTAGTCTCCACACCTACCACCCCCGGAGATTGTATTTATTATTTCGAAAGTTTGTTCTCTGTTTAA
- the LOC103843254 gene encoding protein STRUBBELIG isoform X2 → MSFTRRQVFFVLSLLALTMPFSAGVTNLRDVSAINNLYITLGAPSLSHWLAFGGDPCGEKWQGVVCDSSNITEIRIPGMKVGGGLSDTLADFSSIQVMDFSNNHISGTIPQALPSTIRNLSLSSNRFTGNIPFTLSFLSDLSELSLGNNLLSGEIPDYFQQLSKLTKLDLSSNVLEGRLPPSMGDLAALKILYLQDNKLIGTLDVIEDLFLTDLNVANNLFSGPIPPNLLKVPHFQKDGTPFNTSIITPPPPAVVPPPPTTTTHRSPPPVTHIPPGSTVPPAPFAPFVPLQLTPPLPSPPLVWSPPSDNGGGSDPWNSVSGQPTLQISPPSGSGSGKFWSTQRIILVICSVAVIVLVSGLCVTLWRCYRNKKYNRYIPEARKDYQRPYFNKPPSQPTTPFMAKVSREPMVKPYDGYGAGDRLYGYPTPPRAEESRRAMPPTSYYNVNVTQKPLQQPPRRFQSNDAAATKRTAHFPPGLNTQSSATVFTVASLQQYTNSFSEEHIIGEGSLGNVYKAVFPHGKFLAVRKLSNTINNTQSDGDFLNLVSNVLKLKRGNILEFLGYCNEYGQRLLVYEYCPNGSLQDALHLDRKLNKKLTWNVRMNIALGAAKALQFLHEVCQPPVVHQNFKSSKVLLDGKLSVRVADSGLAYMLPPRPTSQMAGYAAPEIEYGSYTCQSDVYSLGVVMLELLTGSRPFDRTRRRDQTLAQWAIPRLHDIDALTRMADPSLHGAYSVKSLSRFADIISRSLQMEPGFRPPVSEIVQDLQRMI, encoded by the exons ATGAGCTTTACAAGAAGACAAGTgttctttgttctctctcttTTAGCTTTGACAATGCCGTTCTCAGCTGGAGTCACCAATCTACGAGATG TTTCGGCGATTAATAACTTGTACATTACTTTGGGAGCACCATCTCTATCACACTGGCTTGCTTTTGGAGGAGACCCTTGTGGTGAAAAGTGGCAAGGTGTGGTCTGTGATTCTTCAAACATCACTGAAAT AAGGATACCTGGCATGAAGGTGGGTGGAGGCTTAAGTGATACTTTGGCTGATTTTTCATCAATCCAAGTGAT GGACTTCAGTAACAATCATATCTCAGGGACAATTCCACAGGCTTTGCCTTCTACCATCCGTAACCT CTCTCTCTCTAGCAACCGCTTCACTGGGAACATTCCCTTTACATTGTCCTTTCTATCCGACTTGTCAGAGCT GTCATTGGGAAACAATCTTTTATCAGGAGAGATACCAGATTACTTTCAGCAGTTATCAAAGCTGACAAAACT GGACTTATCCTCTAACGTACTGGAGGGGCGTTTACCTCCCTCCATGGGAGACTTAGCGGCTCTCAAGATCCT GTATCTACAGGACAACAAGCTCATCGGAACACTTGATGTTATAGAGGATCTTTTCTTGACCGATTT GAATGTAGCAAACAACTTATTCTCAGGACCTATACCTCCAAATCTATTAAAAGTTCCGCATTTCCA AAAAGATGGAACTCCATTCAACACATCAATTATAACACCGCCTCCACCTGCTGTtgttcctcctcctcctactaCTACTACTCACCGTTCTCCTCCTCCTGTTACTCATATCCCTCCTGGTTCCACTGTTCCCCCCGCTCCGTTTGCTCCTTTTGTTCCACTCCAACTAACACCACCACTACCATCGCCACCTTTAGTTTGGTCACCACcttctgataatggaggaggaAGTGATCCCTGGAACTCTGTCTCAGGGCAACCTACCTTGCAAATCTCACCTCCTTCAGGTTCAGGGTCAGGAAAGTTCTGGTCCACTCAGAGAATCATTCTAGTCATCTGCTCAGTAGCCGTAATAGTTCTTGTATCCGGGCTGTGTGTTACACTTTGGAGATGTTACAGAAACAAGAAGTATAACCGTTATATCCCTGAAGCTCGTAAAGATTACCAACGACCATACTTTAACAAGCCTCCATCTCAACCAACCACCCCCTTTATGGCAAAAG TTTCTAGGGAGCCTATGGTTAAGCCATACGATGGATATGGAGCCGGAGACAGATTATACGGCTACCCTACGCCACCAAGGGCTGAAGAGAGCCGGAGAGCGATGCCACCTACTTCATATTACAATGTTAATGTCACACAAAAACCGCTGCAACAACCACCGAGGCGTTTCCAGTCTAATGATGCTGCTGCTACCAAGAGAACTGCTCATTTTCCTCCTGGCTTGAATACTCAATCTTCCGCTACAGTTTTCACTGTTGCTTCACTTCAGCAATACACAAACAGCTTCTCAGAAGAGCATATCATCGGTGAAGGGTCGCTTGGTAATGTATACAAAGCCGTGTTTCCTCATGGAAAG TTTCTTGCGGTGAGGAAGCTGAGCAATACAATCAACAATACGCAGAGCGACGGTGACTTCCTCAATCTAGTCTCAAACGTTTTGAAACTGAAACGAGGGAACATACTTGAGTTTCTTGGTTATTGTAATGAGTATGGTCAAAGGCTGCTTGTGTATGAGTACTGTCCTAATGGTTCGCTTCAAGACGCATTACATTTGGACCGCAAATTGAACAAGAAGCTCACTTGGAATGTGCGTATGAATATCGCCTTAGGAGCTGCCAAGGCACTTCA GTTTCTTCATGAGGTGTGTCAACCACCTGTTGTACACCAGAACTTCAAGTCTTCCAAGGTTCTACTTGATGGAAAGCTCTCAGTACGCGTTGCAGACAGCGGTTTAGCTTATATGTTACCACCACGTCCAACGAGCCAG ATGGCGGGTTATGCTGCTCCTGAGATTGAGTATGGAAGCTACACTTGTCAAAGCGATGTGTATAGCCTTGGGGTTGTGATGTTAGAACTGCTAACTGGAAGCAGACCATTTGACAG GACAAGGCGGAGGGATCAGACACTAGCTCAGTGGGCTATACCACGGCTTCATGACATAGATGCGTTGACAAGAATGGCTGATCCGTCGTTACATGGAGCATATTCAGTGAAATCTTTGTCACGTTTTGCAGATATTATATCACGTTCTCTccag atggAACCAGGATTCAGACCGCCTGTATCAGAAATTGTCCAAGATCTTCAACGTATGATCTAA
- the LOC103843254 gene encoding protein STRUBBELIG isoform X3, with protein MSFTRRQVFFVLSLLALTMPFSAGVTNLRDDPCVEKWQGVVCDSSNITEIRIPGMKVGGGLSDTLADFSSIQVMDFSNNHISGTIPQALPSTIRNLSLSSNRFTGNIPFTLSFLSDLSELSLGNNLLSGEIPDYFQQLSKLTKLDLSSNVLEGRLPPSMGDLAALKILYLQDNKLIGTLDVIEDLFLTDLNVANNLFSGPIPPNLLKVPHFQKDGTPFNTSIITPPPPAVVPPPPTTTTHRSPPPVTHIPPGSTVPPAPFAPFVPLQLTPPLPSPPLVWSPPSDNGGGSDPWNSVSGQPTLQISPPSGSGSGKFWSTQRIILVICSVAVIVLVSGLCVTLWRCYRNKKYNRYIPEARKDYQRPYFNKPPSQPTTPFMAKVSREPMVKPYDGYGAGDRLYGYPTPPRAEESRRAMPPTSYYNVNVTQKPLQQPPRRFQSNDAAATKRTAHFPPGLNTQSSATVFTVASLQQYTNSFSEEHIIGEGSLGNVYKAVFPHGKFLAVRKLSNTINNTQSDGDFLNLVSNVLKLKRGNILEFLGYCNEYGQRLLVYEYCPNGSLQDALHLDRKLNKKLTWNVRMNIALGAAKALQFLHEVCQPPVVHQNFKSSKVLLDGKLSVRVADSGLAYMLPPRPTSQMAGYAAPEIEYGSYTCQSDVYSLGVVMLELLTGSRPFDRTRRRDQTLAQWAIPRLHDIDALTRMADPSLHGAYSVKSLSRFADIISRSLQMEPGFRPPVSEIVQDLQRMI; from the exons ATGAGCTTTACAAGAAGACAAGTgttctttgttctctctcttTTAGCTTTGACAATGCCGTTCTCAGCTGGAGTCACCAATCTACGAGATG ACCCTTGTGTAGAAAAGTGGCAAGGTGTGGTCTGTGATTCCTCAAACATCACAGAAAT AAGGATACCTGGCATGAAGGTGGGTGGAGGCTTAAGTGATACTTTGGCTGATTTTTCATCAATCCAAGTGAT GGACTTCAGTAACAATCATATCTCAGGGACAATTCCACAGGCTTTGCCTTCTACCATCCGTAACCT CTCTCTCTCTAGCAACCGCTTCACTGGGAACATTCCCTTTACATTGTCCTTTCTATCCGACTTGTCAGAGCT GTCATTGGGAAACAATCTTTTATCAGGAGAGATACCAGATTACTTTCAGCAGTTATCAAAGCTGACAAAACT GGACTTATCCTCTAACGTACTGGAGGGGCGTTTACCTCCCTCCATGGGAGACTTAGCGGCTCTCAAGATCCT GTATCTACAGGACAACAAGCTCATCGGAACACTTGATGTTATAGAGGATCTTTTCTTGACCGATTT GAATGTAGCAAACAACTTATTCTCAGGACCTATACCTCCAAATCTATTAAAAGTTCCGCATTTCCA AAAAGATGGAACTCCATTCAACACATCAATTATAACACCGCCTCCACCTGCTGTtgttcctcctcctcctactaCTACTACTCACCGTTCTCCTCCTCCTGTTACTCATATCCCTCCTGGTTCCACTGTTCCCCCCGCTCCGTTTGCTCCTTTTGTTCCACTCCAACTAACACCACCACTACCATCGCCACCTTTAGTTTGGTCACCACcttctgataatggaggaggaAGTGATCCCTGGAACTCTGTCTCAGGGCAACCTACCTTGCAAATCTCACCTCCTTCAGGTTCAGGGTCAGGAAAGTTCTGGTCCACTCAGAGAATCATTCTAGTCATCTGCTCAGTAGCCGTAATAGTTCTTGTATCCGGGCTGTGTGTTACACTTTGGAGATGTTACAGAAACAAGAAGTATAACCGTTATATCCCTGAAGCTCGTAAAGATTACCAACGACCATACTTTAACAAGCCTCCATCTCAACCAACCACCCCCTTTATGGCAAAAG TTTCTAGGGAGCCTATGGTTAAGCCATACGATGGATATGGAGCCGGAGACAGATTATACGGCTACCCTACGCCACCAAGGGCTGAAGAGAGCCGGAGAGCGATGCCACCTACTTCATATTACAATGTTAATGTCACACAAAAACCGCTGCAACAACCACCGAGGCGTTTCCAGTCTAATGATGCTGCTGCTACCAAGAGAACTGCTCATTTTCCTCCTGGCTTGAATACTCAATCTTCCGCTACAGTTTTCACTGTTGCTTCACTTCAGCAATACACAAACAGCTTCTCAGAAGAGCATATCATCGGTGAAGGGTCGCTTGGTAATGTATACAAAGCCGTGTTTCCTCATGGAAAG TTTCTTGCGGTGAGGAAGCTGAGCAATACAATCAACAATACGCAGAGCGACGGTGACTTCCTCAATCTAGTCTCAAACGTTTTGAAACTGAAACGAGGGAACATACTTGAGTTTCTTGGTTATTGTAATGAGTATGGTCAAAGGCTGCTTGTGTATGAGTACTGTCCTAATGGTTCGCTTCAAGACGCATTACATTTGGACCGCAAATTGAACAAGAAGCTCACTTGGAATGTGCGTATGAATATCGCCTTAGGAGCTGCCAAGGCACTTCA GTTTCTTCATGAGGTGTGTCAACCACCTGTTGTACACCAGAACTTCAAGTCTTCCAAGGTTCTACTTGATGGAAAGCTCTCAGTACGCGTTGCAGACAGCGGTTTAGCTTATATGTTACCACCACGTCCAACGAGCCAG ATGGCGGGTTATGCTGCTCCTGAGATTGAGTATGGAAGCTACACTTGTCAAAGCGATGTGTATAGCCTTGGGGTTGTGATGTTAGAACTGCTAACTGGAAGCAGACCATTTGACAG GACAAGGCGGAGGGATCAGACACTAGCTCAGTGGGCTATACCACGGCTTCATGACATAGATGCGTTGACAAGAATGGCTGATCCGTCGTTACATGGAGCATATTCAGTGAAATCTTTGTCACGTTTTGCAGATATTATATCACGTTCTCTccag atggAACCAGGATTCAGACCGCCTGTATCAGAAATTGTCCAAGATCTTCAACGTATGATCTAA
- the LOC103843250 gene encoding katanin p80 WD40 repeat-containing subunit B1 homolog: protein MAKRGYKLQEFLAHSANVNCLSIGKKTTRFLITGGDDCKVKLWSIGKSTSLTSLCGHTSPIDSVTFNSEEALVLAGASSGVIKLWNLQEAKVVRGFTGHISNCSALEFHPFGQYLASGSSDATLKIWDIRKKGCIQTYKGHTRGISTVKFTPDGRWLVSGGLDNVVKIWDITAGKLLHEFKFHDGPIRSLDFHPLEFLLATGSADRTVKFWDLETFELIGSTRPEATGVRSIAFHPDGRTLFCGLDDSLKVYSWEPVICRDSVEMGWSTLGDFCINENKFVGCSYYRNSVGIWVSDISKLEPYGAGSEDENECMVKRFSVLDEQASERKGCGSRGSSSPDYETKEIKNIYVDSIGGTLKGAIRASEKQNADDKSSRMHSVVDSDSGEESSHSRSESVASSKTNPGMMLRPAHVRKTLAKFEESASVQYGTRKKSSQDIEEETQTRNAEDSTIKGIMYKFEKALSSEPPTDEATRMLHKPPRVQRSSYNNNHNESRRAMSVDSATLNNSKGGLEYSGRNVEDTNDQHSSTKTERVLSPEKPGDEQTIKVVSGRTRSLVERFERGEKITHTEEADNTNAVEQDPDKTSRQTGEAPVVVSTRRARSTPARVMPIVLNMKSDEPPSTQPARTSSVPVILNQSTNDEPSVSLTQSRTSPARTLPLTLNQATHIVLSRRPRRTSSARVRPMSLSQAVSMTSHECSVTSTRPDRTSPARVTQMLATPPTEIDQVADMAQDETHLSSQTDSDITENLMQTHEEFLSTLQSRLTKLQIVRHFWERSDVKGAIGALRKLTDQSVQADVISILTDKIEILTLDMFSQLVPVLTSLLGSRTERPVNVSLDMLLKLVAVFGTVIRSTVTAPRIVGVDLHADERIQICQVCSAGLHKIQRILPILARRGGLITRKAQELNLVLQQT from the exons ATGGCGAAGCGTGGATACAAGCTGC aggagttCTTGGCACATTCAGCAAATGTGAATTGTCTAAGTATCGGAAAGAAGACAACACGGTTCCTTATAACCGGCGGAGATGACTGCAAGGTCAAACTCTGGTCAATCGGCAAGTCTACCTCTCTAACG AGTCTTTGTGGACATACAAGCCCTATTGACTCAGTAACTTTCAACTCGGAAGAAGCTTTGGTCCTCGCTGGAGCTTCTTCCGGTGTGATTAAGCTGTGGAATCTACAAGAAGCAAAGG TGGTTCGAGGTTTTACTGGACACATATCAAACTGTTCTGCTCTTGAGTTTCATCCGTTTGGTCAATACCTTGCGTCTGGATCTAGTGACGCAACTCTAAAGATTTGGGATATCAGAAAGAAAGGATGCATCCAAACGTATAAAGGTCACACTCGTGGCATTAGTACTGTCAAATTTACTCCTGATGGGCGTTGGTTAGTGTCTGGTGGACTTGACAACGTTGTAAAG ATTTGGGATATAACTGCTGGAAAGCTCTTGCATGAGTTTAAGTTTCATGATGGACCTATCCGTTCCCTAGACTTCCACCCTCTTGAGTTTCTCCTAGCCACTG GTTCTGCTGACAGGACTGTGAAGTTCTGGGATTTAGAAACGTTTGAATTGATTGGATCTACTAGACCAGAG GCCACTGGAGTTCGCTCAATTGCTTTTCATCCAGATGGAAGAACCCTTTTCTGTGGATTGGATGATAGCttgaag GTTTATTCATGGGAACCAGTGATATGCCGGGATAGTGTTGAAATGGGATGGTCAACCCTTGGTGACTTCTGCATCAACGAAAACAAGTTCGTTGGCTGTTCATATTACCGAAACTCTGTTGGGATTTGGGTCTCAGATATATCG AAACTTGAGCCGTATGGAGCTGGATCTGAGGATGAGAATGAATGCATGGTGAAAAGATTCAGTGTCTTGGATGAGCAGGCTTCTGAGAGAAAGGGGTGTGGCTCAAGGGGAAGTTCATCCCCGGACTATGAGACAAAAGAGATAAAGAACATATACGTTGACT CCATAGGTGGAACTTTGAAAGGGGCTATTAGGGCGAGCGAGAAGCAGAATGCAGATGACAAGTCTTCAAGAATGCATAGTGTTGTGGATAGTGATAGTGGGGAAGAATCTTCTCATTCAAGAAGTGAATCTGTCGCTTCCTCAAAAACTAATCCCGGAATGATGCTAAGACCAGCTCATGTAAGAAAGACTCTAGCAAAGTTTGAAGAATCAGCGTCTGTTCAATATGGAACTCGGAAGAAAAGCTCACAAGATATTGAAGAGGAGACACAAACTCGAAATGCTGAAGACTCAACCATCAAGGGGATTATGTACAAGTTTGAAAAAGCTTTATCATCCGAACCACCAACTGATGAAGCAACTC GCATGCTGCATAAGCCACCTCGTGTACAGAGGTCATCCTATAACAACAACCACAATGAGTCAAGACGAGCAATGTCTGTTGATTCAGCGACTCTCAACAACAGCAAAGGTGGGTTGGAGTACTCAGGTAGAAACGTTGAGGATACAAATGACCAGCACAGTTCCACCAAAACTGAAAGAGTTCTTTCACCAGAAAAGCCTGGTGATGAACAGACAA TAAAAGTTGTCTCCGGGAGAACACGCTCATTAGTTGAGAGGTTTGAGAGAGGAGAAAAAATTACCCATACAGAAGAAGCAGATAATACTAATGCAGTGGAGCAAGATCCGGATAAGACATCAAGACAGACAGGTGAAGCTCCTGTGGTAGTATCTACACGGCGAGCTAGAAGTACTCCAGCTCGAGTGATGCCTATTGTACTCAACATGAAATCTGATGAGCCTCCTTCAACACAACCAGCTAGGACTTCTTCAGTTCCAGTGATACTCAACCAGTCTACTAATGATGAGCCTTCTGTATCATTAACACAATCTAGAACCTCTCCAGCCCGGACATTGCCTTTGACACTCAATCAGGCAACACATATTGTTTTGTCAAGAAGACCACGTAGGACTTCCTCAGCTCGAGTAAGGCCTATGTCACTTAGTCAGGCAGTGAGCATGACATCTCATGAGTGTTCTGTAACATCAACACGTCCAGATAGGACTTCACCTGCCCGTGTAACTCAAATGCTGGCTACACCACCCACTGAGATTGATCAGGTGGCTGATATGGCTCAGGATGAGACACATTTATCATCACAAACTGATAGTGACATCACTGAGAATCTAATGCAAACTCATGAGGAGTTCTTAAGCACTCTTCAATCTAGATTGACAAAGTTACAA ATTGTTAGGCATTTTTGGGAACGTAGCGATGTTAAAGGGGCAATAGGGGCTCTGAGAAAGCTGACAGATCAGTCT GTTCAAGCAGATGTGATCAGTATTTTAACAGACAAGATAGAGATTCTTACATTGGATATGTTCTCTCAATTGGTCCCTGTCCTTACAAGCTTATTGGGTAGCAGGACAGAAAG GCCTGTTAATGTGTCCTTGGACATGCTCTTGAAGCTTGTAGCAGTGTTCGGTACAGTTATACGCTCAACTGTCACAGCTCCAAGGATAGTCGGCGTTGATCTTCATGCGGATGAAAG GATACAAATCTGCCAAGTTTGTTCTGCGGGACTGCACAAGATTCAAAGGATTCTTCCAATTCTCGCAAG AAGAGGCGGTCTAATAACAAGAAAGGCTCAAGAACTAAACCTTGTTCTTCAACAAACATAG